The DNA sequence GAGCGCACGCCCGCTGCACAAGGCCATGAGGCTCCGGGGCAGAAGGATGCCGATGGGCATGCAGGCGGTCACCATGGACATTAATCCCGCCGGTTCGAGGCAGCGCCCGACCCCCGTTCGTGTCGAGCGTAGTCGAAACACGGTAAGCGCTGTGCCAGCGTTTCTCGACTACGCTCGAAACGAACGGAAATTTGTTCGGCATCAGCCCTCCCCCTCCCTCCCAAGGCCCTGACCCCCATGTCCCCTCATCCCGCATCCGAAAATAGCGGCATCTGGAAACTGATCTTCGGCCGCCTCGACTGGAGCGCCGTCCCGATCCACGAGCCGATCGTCATGGGCACCTTCGTGGCGGTCGTCATCGGTGGCGCGGCCATCCTCGGCCTCGTCACCAAATACCGCCTCTGGGGCATGCTCTGGCGCGACTGGTTCACGACAGTGGATCACAAGCGCATAGGCATCATGTACATGATCCTGGGCCTCATCATGTTCCTGCGCGGGTTTGCCGATGCGCTGATGATGCGCCTGCAACAGGCTTGGGCCTTCAACGGCTCCGAAGGCTATCTGAACGCGCACCACTATGATCAGATATTCACGGCGCATGGCGTCATCATGATCTTCTTCGTCGCCATGCCGATGATCACCGGGATCATGAACTATATGGTCCCGCTGCAAATCGGCGCGCGGGACGTCAGCTTCCCTTTCCTCAATAATTTCAGCTTCTGGATGACGACCGCAGGCGCCGTCATCACCATGATGTCGCTGTTCGTGGGCGAGTTCGCCCGCACCGGCTGGCTCGCCTACCCACCCCTGTCAGGCATCGCTTACAGCCCCGGTGTAGGCGTCGATTATTATATCTGGGGCCTTCAGATAGCAGGCATCGGCACACTCCTGTCAGGCGTCAACCTGATCGCAACCATCGTAAAGATGCGCGCGCCCGGCATGAGCATGATGAAGCTCCCCATCTTCGTGTGGACCTCACTCTGCTCGAACATCCTGATCGTCGCCGCCTTCCCGGTGCTGACCGCCGTCCTCGCGCTGCTCAGCCTCGACCGCTATGTCGGCACCGCCTTCTTCACCAACGACATGGGCGGCAACCCCATGATGTATGTGAACCTCATCTGGATCTGGGGCCATCCAGAGGTCTACATCCTCATCCTGCCGCTGTTCGGCGTGTTCAGCGAAGTCACCTCGACCTTCTCGTCGAAACGGCTCTTCGGCTATTCCTCGATGGTCTATGCGACGGTCGTCATCGCGATCCTCAGCTACCTGGTCTGGCTGCACCATTTCTTCACCATGGGATCAGGCGCCAGCGTCAACAGCTTCTTCGGCATCACGACGATGGTCATCTCGATTCCCACGGGCGCCAAGCTCTTCAACTGGCTCTTCACCATGTATCGCGGCCGCATCCGGTTCGAACTGCCGATGATGTG is a window from the Sphingobium sp. Cam5-1 genome containing:
- the cyoB gene encoding cytochrome o ubiquinol oxidase subunit I; the protein is MSPHPASENSGIWKLIFGRLDWSAVPIHEPIVMGTFVAVVIGGAAILGLVTKYRLWGMLWRDWFTTVDHKRIGIMYMILGLIMFLRGFADALMMRLQQAWAFNGSEGYLNAHHYDQIFTAHGVIMIFFVAMPMITGIMNYMVPLQIGARDVSFPFLNNFSFWMTTAGAVITMMSLFVGEFARTGWLAYPPLSGIAYSPGVGVDYYIWGLQIAGIGTLLSGVNLIATIVKMRAPGMSMMKLPIFVWTSLCSNILIVAAFPVLTAVLALLSLDRYVGTAFFTNDMGGNPMMYVNLIWIWGHPEVYILILPLFGVFSEVTSTFSSKRLFGYSSMVYATVVIAILSYLVWLHHFFTMGSGASVNSFFGITTMVISIPTGAKLFNWLFTMYRGRIRFELPMMWTVAFMLTFVVGGMTGVLLAVPPADFVLHNSLFLIAHFHNVIIGGVLFGLFAAINYWWPKAFGFKLDRTWGVRSFWLWVVGFWVAFMPLYILGLMGVTRRMRVFDDPSLQIWFQIAALGALMIAAGIACMLIQFAVSIINRDKLRDTTGDPWDGRTLEWATSSPPPDYNFAFTPVIHDGDAWADMKKRGYQRPLSGYEAIHMPSNTGTGVIIAGLSVAFGVGMIWYMWWLAALSFVGILAVTIAHTFNYKRDFYIPKDVVERTEGERTRQLAMQG